One region of Bombus affinis isolate iyBomAffi1 chromosome 5, iyBomAffi1.2, whole genome shotgun sequence genomic DNA includes:
- the LOC126916742 gene encoding dnaJ homolog dnj-5 — MAEQQQSPSGFKRMSLDKIIEAMTSDLESSNGHYVQFGVNPQQTTSHNWGNYSSNQTRHYIAGQSCHSNPPTMQSMPPMGAPLYMQDMSNYDSPTDSIYFPSQAVNHLGINENNDLIGTIDVGRGNYINVIYGNASQIMAEQCQLPNMTSYRNQNIIDREYGLFNDRHMNVPSELPTQNFNGKQLIENLVGNWVPNQSGTYSPFGGSPNVTPVLQPNIDIRDPEELPRNSTDFQHKKPRMVAEVKPMRPSYSDVLTKSAPTPPSPLTVQSIKPKTESVNKKVSNKNSKNKSKSTTLKRQNSSGSDDHNSPKIQIPRKVLEKNNSNLPRRWVSLDNLGSPTEVHEINSFDRSNQFEKKKVSKISKKAEKGETLNNSKVQNNNPKSTGNIPKRPIQINNNLNIINTSSETIYSEKIEKNQQVVNKVNKEEKKVTKEKNFKRFQVEKTQIKKAQRNRRRENRESPVKDLYKNLNKYASHWIKIGLKIFHWLLHLVSDVVSMSANLMILLGKCGWYHTILYLKYLWVYMAMTFSKIRILNAIGKRLDNWFGNSKFAFWRKIKTKNEEKEENSNWIHGGLEANIALPSTGEEAMKRLLACKGKDPYSILGVTPTCSDDDIKKYYKRQAFLVHPDKNNQPGAEEAFKILVHAFDIIGEPERRQAFDQTRQVEAAWGVLSDLLSQLHRKMEQAANTIRCTNCGLRHKRIPTQRPCYAARYCAQCKIRHGAKEGDIWAESRLMGFLWHYYACMEGAVYDVTDWAACQAGNLKHLRANTHSVQYRIVLGQRPPSRTTNNGKRRQQIDPNTSEADFENFLKKLYNHTKTGNSSPSNQSSFGGDCKRRKTKRKK; from the exons atGGCAGAGCAACAACAGTCACCTTCTGGCTTTAAACGTATGTCTTTAGATAAAATTATTGAAGCTATGACTTCAGATTTAGAAAGTTCTAATGGTCATTATGTTCAATTTGGTGTAAATCCACAACAAACTACGTCTCATAATTGGGGAAATTATTCTTCAAATCAAACAAGACATTATATTGCTGGTCAATCTTGTCATTCTAATCCACCCACAATGCAATCCATGCCTCCAATGGGTGCTCCTCTTTATATGCAAGATATGTCGAATTATGATTCTCCAACAGATTCAATCTATTTTCCATCTCAAGCAGTAAATCACTTaggtataaatgaaaataatgatTTAATTGGCACCATAGATGTTGGAAGAGGCAATTATATTAATGTAATTTATGGAAATGCTTCACAAATTATGGCAGAACAATGTCAGCTTCCAAATATGACATCTTACAGAAATCAAAACATAATTGATCGAGAATATGGTCTTTTTAATGATCGACACATGAATGTGCCATCTGAATTACCAACTCAAAATTTTAATGGAAAACAATTAATTGAGAATTTGGTTGGTAATTGGGTGCCAAACCAGTCTGGTACATATAGTCCCTTTGGTGGATCTCCAAATGTAACCCCAGTACTGCAACCAAACATAGATATTAGAGATCCTGAAGAGTTGCCTAGAAATTCAACTGACTTTCAACATAAGAAACCTCGTATGGTAGCAGAAGTTAAACCTATGCGACCCTCTTATTCTGATGTTCTAACAAAATCTGCTCCAACACCTCCATCTCCTCTAACAGTTCAATCTATAAAACCCAAAACAGAATCTGTAAATAAGAAGGtttctaataaaaattcaaagaataaatcTAAATCTACAACATTAAAGAGACAAAATTCATCTGGTAGTGATGATCACAATTCCCCAAAAATACAAATACCACGAAAAGtattagaaaaaaataattCGAACCTCCCAAGACGCTGGGTATCATTAGATAATCTTGGTTCACCAACTGAAGTTCATGAAATAAATAGTTTTGATAGATCAAACcaatttgaaaagaaaaaagtttCTAAAATATCTAAGAAAGCAGAAAAGGGAGAGACACTCAATAATTCAAAAGTTCAAAACAATAATCCTAAATCTACTGGaaatattcctaaacgtcccatacaaataaataataatttaaatataataaacacttccagtgaaactatttattctgaaaaaatagagaaaaatcaACAGGTTGTGAATAAagtaaataaagaagaaaaaaaggtaaCCAAGGAAAAGAATTTTAAACGTTTTCAGGTTGAAAAAACACAAATTAAAAAGGCTCAAAGAAATCGAAGAAGAGAAAATAGGGAATCACCAGTCAAAGATTTATATAAAAACTTAAATAAATATGCTAGCCATTGGATTAAAAttggattaaaaatatttcattggtTACTACATCTAGTTTCTGATGTAGTTAGCATGAGTGCTAATCTTATGATTCTTCT tggaaaatgtggatggtatcatactatactatatttaaaatatttatgggTTTATATGGCTATGACATTTTCAAAAATTCGTATTTTGAATGCTATTGGCAAGCGATTGGATAATTGGTTTGGTAATAGTAAATTTGCGTTTTGGCGTAAAATAAAAactaaaaatgaagaaaaagaagaaaatagtaaTTGGATACATGGTGGTCTTGAAGCCAATATTGCATTACCTAGCACTGGTGAAGAGGCTATGAAAAGATTATTAGCTTGTAAAGGAAAGGATCCCTACAGTATACTTGGTGTTACACCAACATGTTCAGATGATGATATTAAAAAGTATTATAAGAGACAGGCCTTCTTGGTTCATCCAGATAAAAATAATCAGCCTGGTgcagaagaagcattcaaaataCTTGTACATGCATTTGATATAATTGGTGAACCG GAACGTAGGCAAGCATTTGATCAAACTAGACAAGTTGAAGCAGCTTGGGGTGTATTAAGTGATTTACTCTCTCAACTTCACAGAAAAATGGAACAGGCAGCAAATACAATAAGATGTACAAATTGTGGTTTAAGGCACAAAAGAATTCCAACACAACGTCCTTGTTATGCAGCAAGATATTGTGCTCAATGTAAAATACGTCATGGTGCAAAAGAA gGAGACATTTGGGCAGAGTCTCGTTTAATGGGCTTTCTTTGGCATTATTATGCCTGTATGGAAGGAGCAGTATATGATGTCACAGATTGGGCAGCTTGTCAAGCTGGTAATTTAAAACACCTAAGAGCAAATACACATAGTGTTCAGTATAGAATTGTCTTAGGTCAACGACCACCATCACGAACGACTAATAATGGTAAAAGACGCCAACAAATAGATCCAAATACCAG TGAGGCAGATTTTGAAAACtttttaaaaaagttatacAATCACACCAAGACCGGAAACTCAAGTCCATCAAATCAAAGTTCTTTTGGAGGGGACTGTAAGCGTCGTAAAACTAAACGTAAGAAGTAA
- the LOC126916754 gene encoding DNA polymerase epsilon subunit 4 has translation MANFEEEGNDKELNENIISTGGENLQDFQEEAENNVRIDEEQKEKLVKLPLGRIKTIIKMDPEVNMVNQEAVFLITKSTELFIDSLTKESYKYTARMKKKTLQKRDVESAIDNVDALVFLEGMLN, from the exons ATGGCAAATTTTGAAGAGGAAGGAAATGATaaagaattaaatgaaaatattattagtACAGGAGGAGAAAATCTTCAGGATTTTCAAGAAGAAGCTGAAAATAATGTTCGTATCGACGAAGAGCAAAAGGAAAAATTAGTAAAATTACCATTAGGTAGAATAAAAACAATTATAAAGATGGATCCTGAAGTGAATATGGTTAACCAAGAAGCTGTTTTCTTAATTACAAAATCTACG GAACTTTTTATTGATTCTCTTACTAAAGAATCATACAAATATACAGcacgaatgaaaaaaaaaactttACAAAAAAGAGATGTAGAAAGTGCAATTGATAATGTTGATGCGCTCGTATTTTTAGAAGGAAtgctaaattaa
- the LOC126916753 gene encoding uncharacterized protein LOC126916753, translating into MMKINLYIFLMFCGRFLLSVKADDRSYCFNLTWVEPALKSTNCSKIKDAPCFDPILYSEKPPNASEYEEFWESMEHVCSVASGNVCIKYTFTYNNEIVNTSSFCGKVIEDDVIPITSGCYKESIEGYVLEICACQSRRGNIPCNSSGNVNYAVIFMITVLSLTFWISYICY; encoded by the exons AtgatgaaaattaatttatatatatttttaatgttcTGTGGAAGATTTTTATTATCAG TTAAAGCAGATGATAGATCATATTGTTTTAATCTCACTTGGGTAGAACCTGCATTAAAAAGCACTAATTGTTCTAAAATCAAAGATGCTCCCTGTTTTGATCCTATACTTTATTCAG AAAAACCACCAAATGCATCTGAATATGAAGAATTTTGGGAATCAATGGAACATGTATGTTCTGTTGCATCTGGCAatgtttgtataaaatatacttttacTTATAATAATGAAA TTGTTAATACATCATCGTTTTGTGGAAAAGTAATAGAAGATGACGTAATACCTATTACATCAGGATGTTATAAAGAAAGC ATTGAAGGTTACGTATTAGAAATATGTGCTTGCCAATCTAGAAGGGGGAACATACCTTGTAATTCATCTGGGAACGTGAACTATGCTGTTATTTTTATGATTACAGTATTATCGTTAACATTTTGGATTTCATATAtttgttattaa
- the LOC126916748 gene encoding ubiquitin thioesterase otubain-like has translation MEEKSCKEQLTENTDINQDELILQQQRRIEMEISESIALVGEKESIKSLEREYSEDEIYLSKAKALGQKYSYIRRTRPDGNCFFRAFSYAYLEKLIGNKEEYEKFRELALKSKESLVELGFPQFTVEDFHDTFMDVIDKVGEDTESSYIELHKLFNEQGCSDYVVVYLRLITSGQLRLEADFYQHFIEGERTVSEFCRQEVEPMYKESDHIHIIAMSTALGTGVRVRYMDRGAGTEVTAHDFPEGATPAVHLLYRPGHYDILYP, from the exons ATGGAAGAGAAATCTTGCAAAGAGCAATTAACAGAAAATACAG ATATCAACCAAGATGAGTTGATTCTTCAACAACAAAGACGTATCGAAATGGAG ATTTCTGAATCCATTGCTTTGGTTGGAGAGAAAGAATCCATAAAAAGTTTGGAACGTGAATACTCTGAAGATGAAATATACCTTTCGAAAGCTAAAGCATTAGGtcaaaaatattcatatattaGGAGAACTAGACCAGATGGGAATTGCTTTTTTAGAGCCTTTAGTTATGCATATCTTGAAAAGTTAATTGGAAATAAAGAggaatatgaaaaatttcgGGAACTTGCATTAAAAAGTAAAGAAAGTTTGGTAGAATTAGGTTTCCCCCAATTTACAGTTGAAGATTTTCATGATACG TTTATGGATGTAATTGATAAAGTAGGAGAAGATACAGAGTCAAGCTATATTGAATTACATAAACTTTTCAATGAACAAGGGTGTTCTGATTATGTTGTTGTATATCTTAGATTAATTACCTCTGGTCAATTACGGCTTGAAGCTGATTTTTATCAGCATTTTATTGAAGGAGAACGTACTGTTTCAGAGTTCTGCCGTCAA GAAGTAGAACCAATGTACAAAGAATCTGATCACATTCACATTATAGCTATGAGCACTGCTTTAGGAACTGGTGTACGTGTTCGTTATATGGATCGAGGTGCTGGAACTGAAGTAACTGCACATGATTTTCCTGAAGGTGCAACTCCAGCTGTTCATTTGTTATATCGCCCTGGTCATTATGATATTCTATATCCTTGA
- the LOC126916747 gene encoding calumenin: MQEFMLLQILIGFSVLATAIPKPEDEHKSRVINKEPSNEEHYVNSQHNPAYDHEAFLGEEAKTFDQLTPEESTRRLGIIVDKIDKDKDGYVTGEELKDWILYTQQRYIRDDVEHQWKSHNPEQKEKLPWTEYLAMVYGDMDEHELENHEKSKDNSFSYVALLKKDRRRWAAADLDGDDALTKEEFLAFLHAEETDHMKDIVVIETMEDIDKDEDGKVSLSEYIGDMYDGAEGEEEPEWVKNEKEQFSMYRDKDGDGFLNFEEVKTWIMPTDFDHAEAESRHLIFEADTDADQKLTKDEILEKYDIFVGSQATDFGEALARHDEF; the protein is encoded by the exons ATGCAGGAATTCATGCTTCTTCAAATTTTGATTGGTTTTTCTGTTTTGGCGACGGCAATTCCGAAGCCGGAAGATGAACATAAATCGCGAGTTATCAATAAG GAACCAAGTAATGAAGAACACTATGTCAATTCTCAACATAATCCTGCCTATGACCACGAGGCTTTCCTAGGTGAAGAAGCAAAAACTTTTGATCAGCTTACTCCTGAAGAAAGTACCAGAAGATTAGGAATAATAGTTGATAAAatagataaagataaagatggtTATGTTACTGGAGAAGAACTTAAAGACTGGATATTATATACTCAACAACGCTACATACGAGACGATGTTGAACATCAATGGAAATCTCATAACCCAGAACAAAAAGAGAAACTTCCATGGACAGAATATTTAGCAATGGTTTATGGAGATATGGATGAACATGAATTAGAAAATCATGAAAAATCTAAAGATAATAGTTTTTCATATGTTGCTTTGCTTAAGAAAGATCGTAGACGTTGGGCTGCTGCAGACCTAGATGGTGATGATGCTCTTACGAAAGAAGAATTTCTTGCTTTCCTTCATGCAGAAGAGACAGATCATATGAAAGATATTGTAGTGATAGAAACTATGGAAGATATTGACAAAGATGAAGATGGGAAAGTATCTCTTTCAGAATATATTG GTGATATGTATGATGGTGCAGAAGGTGAAGAAGAACCAGAATgggtaaaaaatgaaaaagaacaaTTTTCTATGTATCGGGATAAAGATGGCGATGGTTTCCTAAACTTTGAAGAG gtCAAAACATGGATTATGCCGACTGACTTTGATCATGCAGAAGCAGAATCTCGGCATCTCATATTTGAAGCAGATACGGATGCAGACCAAAAACTTACTAAAGATGAAATATTggaaaaatatgatatttttgTTGGTTCTCAAGCAACTGATTTTGGTGAGGCATTGGCCAGACATgacgaattttaa